Below is a genomic region from Dehalococcoides mccartyi.
TGATTAAGCTGGTTGCCATTATTGCCTTGGTTATGGCACCTATACTGGCTAATTTTAGCGGTATAATTTAAGGCTATATAAAGCTAAATAAACGGGTTGCCGGCCTTTTCTTTGCCAATGGTTGTTTCCCGGCCGTGTCCAGGGAAGACAAGGGTTTCAGGGGGAAGGCTGAGCAGCCTGTTTATTATATTCTGCCGCAAGGCTTCGGTATCACTTTCCTCAAAATCTGACCGCCCTATGCCGGAGTTAAAAAGGGTATCCCCGCTGAACAAATAACCCGGCGTGTACAAACAGATACCGCCTGGTGTATGTCCAGGTGTAGAAATAACCGAAAACCTGGTTTTGCCCAGTTCCAGCGTACTGCCTTCATCAAGCGGAATATCCGGCACAAGGTTTGGCAGCGCGGGCATTCCCAGGTAACTTACCAGCTCAATATTTTCACTTAAGCTGGCATCCGAAAGGTTAAAACAAAGTTTGGCTTCGGGGTAAAGTTTCCGGACATATTCCAGCCCTGCCAGGTGGTCAAGATGCCCATGGGTAAGTACGATATATTTTACATTCAGCCGGTATTCGGTCACTGTGTCGGGTATGGAGCTTGATATAGCAGCCGGGTCTATGATAAGCCCCTCACGGCTTTCTTCATCACCCAGTATATAGCAGTTTGTGCCCAGTAAACCTAAACGGAGTTTGCGGTTAAGCATGTTTGTATAAGCCTCAAGGATAATATTTTGGCACATTCTAGCACTAAAGCTGGTATCCGCCAAAATATTTTTGACTTATTTGCCCAAAGCTGATAACTTTTTATTCATGAGTATAGATAATCAACCGAATATGCCTGCCGCTTCATTCAGCTTCCGTCCGGCTTATTTCATGGCACCACTGGTGGTGCTGGTTATATCGCTTATCCTTACTGCTATTTATTATGGCCGTTTGCCGGTAGAGGTAGCGTACCGTTTCAGTATTGACGGCGCACCGGTTACCTATATAAATGCTGGGCTGATAACCGGCATGCTGGTTGGAGTGCAGGTTTTAGTGGTACTTTTGGCTTTTGGCTTGGCGTTTTTCCTGCCGCGGCTCAGCTTTTTTAAAACCAACCAGACGGATTTCTGGGTGAAACCGGGAACTTTGCTTGGCTTTATGGGCAATATCATGGCTGTGCCCCAGCTGATACTGGCATATGCTTTGCTAGACGTATTTGTTTATAATGTTAATCAAACTCACCTGTTGCCCCTGTGGCTGTTTGCCATTATCCTTATTGTTATAGCGGCCATTGTTATAGGGATTTTTGCCATTCCGGTATTTGTCAGGGCTTATAAAACTTTTAACGGCCCGAGTGCAAGCAAAAAGGAGTAATTGACCTTGTCTGAAAATGTTTCTCAGCCTGTTTCCATGGATAAAATAGTTTCTCTGGCCCGCCGCCGGGGCTTTATATTTCCCAGCAGTGAAATCTATGGCGGCCTGAATAGTTGCTGGGACTACGGCCCGCTGGGCGTAGAGCTGAAACGCAATGTTAAAGAAGCCTGGTGGCGGTATATGGTACGTGACCGGGATGACGTGGTGGGTTTGGATGCCAGTATCATCATGCATCCCCGCGTTTGGGAAGCCAGCGGTCATGTGGCCGGGTTTTCCGACCCCATGGTGGATTGCAAAAATTGCAAAATGCGCTGGCGTCCCACAGACCTTGCCGAACCCAAATGCCCGGCCTGCGGCGGTGAGCTTACCGAATCCCGCCAGTTTAACCTCATGTTTAAAACCTTTATGGGTCCGGTTGAAGAGGCGGCCAATATTGTCTACCTGCGGCCGGAAACCGCTCAGGGCATATTTGTAAATTTTGAAAACGTTTTAAATACCACCCGCAAAAAGCTGCCCTTCGGTATTGCCCAGATAGGTAAATCGTTCCGCAACGAAATTACTACCGGTAACTTTATTTTCCGCTCACGCGAGTTTGAGCAGATGGAATTGGAGTATTTTGTAAAACCGGGTGCGGATGATGCCTGCTTGGAGGAATGGACTCAGTACCGCCTGAATTGGTATAAAAATTTGGGTATGAATCCTGAAAACCTTAGGCTTCGGGCTCACCGCTCTGACGAACTGGCCCATTATGCCAAGGGTTGTTATGACGTGGAATACAATTTCCCCATGGGCTGGAGTGAGCTTGAAGGTATAGCCAACAGGCGTGATTTTGACCTTACCCAGCACTCCAAATACAGCGGCAAGGCACTGGAGTATTTTGATGAAGAAACCAAAGAACACTTTATACCTTATGTAATAGAACCCTCAGCCGGGGTTGAACGCTCTACTCTGGCTTTCCTGATTGATGCTTATGCCGAAGAACCAGACAAGGACGAAATACGGACTGTTTTGCACCTGCACCCGGCACTTGCCCCGTACAAGATAGCTGTATTGCCTCTTTCCAAAAAAGAAATACTGTCTGATTATGCCCGCAAGATTTATGCTGACCTTAGAAAATGCTGGATGGTAGCTTACGATGACTCACAGAGTATCGGCCGCCGTTACCGCCGTCAGGACGAAATAGGTACACCCTACTGCGTTACGGTGGATTTCCAGTCTCTGGAAGACGGCATGGTAACCATACGTGACAGGGACAGCATGGACCAAATACGGGTAAAAGTATCCGAACTTAGCTGCATTCTGGCTGCCAAACTTTCGGGTGAGCCGTTTAACAGCTGATTTGGAGGCGAAATTGAAAATCCTCCACTTTGCAGACCTTCATATAGGGGTGGAGAATTATGGCCGTTTTGACAGTGCAACCGGGCTTTCATCCCGGTTGGCTGATTTTTTAGCTGCCTTTGACTGTTTGGTGGCTTATGCCATTGAGAACAAAGTGGATTTGGTGGTTTTCAGCGGTGATGCTTACAAAAGCCGTGACCCTTCCCAGACCCAGCAGCGGGAGTTCGCCCGCCGGATAAGTACCCTGGCAAATAGTGGCATACAGGTGTTTCTGCTGGTGGGAAACCATGACCTGCCGAATGCCACCGGCAGGGCTACCACAACCGAAATATTTGATACGCTTAATATTGCCAATGTGCATGTTTCCGCCAAGGCGGAAGTGCGGCTGATAAATACCCACAGCGGCCCTATTCAGGTAGCTTCCCTGCCATGGTTACGCCGTTCTTCTGTTCTTTCGGTATCAAACCAGAAAGAAGAAAAAAGCCTGAGCATTGAGGAACTGAACCGGAGAGTAGAACATTATCTAGCCGGTATTATAGAAAATCTGGCAGGCCAGCTTGATAAAAATATCCCCGCCATCCTTTCCGCCCATCTTTCGGTCAATACCGCCAAACTCGGCTCCGAGCGGAATATCTCAATAGGTCACGAGCCTACAGTTATGTTAAGTAATATCACCAATCCTGCTTTTGATTATATTGCCCTGGGGCATATCCATAAGCAGCAGGTATTGTCTTCTTCACCTCCGGTAGTATACCCAGGCAGTCTGGAAAGGCTGGATTTCGGTGAGGAAAAAGATGATAAAGGTTTTTATCTGGTAGAAATAGATCCCCTCAGCCGCAAAACTGAATTTGAGTTTATAAAACTGGAAGGCCGCCGTTTTCTGACTATAGAGCATACTGTGACGACAGACAGCCTTGACCCGACTCAGGAAGTAATAAATATATTACAATCACGTCAGCAGGAAATAAAAGATGCAATAGTCCGCCTGAAGCTGGAGCTGCCGGCAGAGATTGGCGGGCAACTGTGGGATAATGATATACGGGAAGCTTTGCGTGAGGCTCACAATTTTACTGTTTCCAAAAATTTCACCCGCTCAAGCCGCCAAAGAGAGGGCGGTTTCAAAGCGGAGGGACTTGACCCTGTTCAGGCTTTGGAACATTATCTGGATGCCAGGCAGACTTCGGCACAGGAGAAAAAGACCCTGCTGGAATATGGGCGCAAGCTGTATGCTTCACTGGATAACAAGCTTACAAAGGTTTAATACCCATTTAAAGGAATTTTAATGTCATATAATGCATCTTCAGGTACTCCGCTGGTGAAAGTTTTAGTGGAAGCCAGGCTTGGTTCACGCCGCAAAATGGCGGAGGCTATTAAACAAGGTCTGGTTACCCTGAACGGACAGAAAGCGGAATCTTACTCCCAGCCGGTAAATACCCAGAAGGACAAGATAACCTTTGGGGGCAAACCTGTTGAACTTAGTCGTATCCGCCGCATATACCTTATGTTAAATAAACCGCCTGAAATAGTCTCTACCACCATTGATGAACTGGGTCGTAAAACTGTGATGGATTTGATCCCCCGCCGTTATGAGGGGGCAGGGCTTTTTCCTGTGGGCAGGCTGGACGAGGCTACTACAGGACTGCTATTGCTTACCAATGACGGTGAACTGACTAACCGCCTTACCCACCCCAGCTATCAAATAGAAAAAGAATATCTGATATCCATTGATGCCGCACTTACCCAGGCAGATAAAGAAAGTCTGGAAAAAGGCATGCTGCTGGATGACGGGCTGACCTCACCTGCCCGCTTAAGCCGGGTTACAGATGAACCGCCGTATAACTACAAACTGATAATACACGAAGGTAAAAAACGGATAGTAAGGCGTATGTTTGCCCATTTGGGATACCAGATAAAGGCTCTGAAGCGCAGCCGTATAGCCACACTGCGTTTGGGCAA
It encodes:
- a CDS encoding metallophosphoesterase family protein, whose product is MKILHFADLHIGVENYGRFDSATGLSSRLADFLAAFDCLVAYAIENKVDLVVFSGDAYKSRDPSQTQQREFARRISTLANSGIQVFLLVGNHDLPNATGRATTTEIFDTLNIANVHVSAKAEVRLINTHSGPIQVASLPWLRRSSVLSVSNQKEEKSLSIEELNRRVEHYLAGIIENLAGQLDKNIPAILSAHLSVNTAKLGSERNISIGHEPTVMLSNITNPAFDYIALGHIHKQQVLSSSPPVVYPGSLERLDFGEEKDDKGFYLVEIDPLSRKTEFEFIKLEGRRFLTIEHTVTTDSLDPTQEVINILQSRQQEIKDAIVRLKLELPAEIGGQLWDNDIREALREAHNFTVSKNFTRSSRQREGGFKAEGLDPVQALEHYLDARQTSAQEKKTLLEYGRKLYASLDNKLTKV
- a CDS encoding glycine--tRNA ligase; translated protein: MDKIVSLARRRGFIFPSSEIYGGLNSCWDYGPLGVELKRNVKEAWWRYMVRDRDDVVGLDASIIMHPRVWEASGHVAGFSDPMVDCKNCKMRWRPTDLAEPKCPACGGELTESRQFNLMFKTFMGPVEEAANIVYLRPETAQGIFVNFENVLNTTRKKLPFGIAQIGKSFRNEITTGNFIFRSREFEQMELEYFVKPGADDACLEEWTQYRLNWYKNLGMNPENLRLRAHRSDELAHYAKGCYDVEYNFPMGWSELEGIANRRDFDLTQHSKYSGKALEYFDEETKEHFIPYVIEPSAGVERSTLAFLIDAYAEEPDKDEIRTVLHLHPALAPYKIAVLPLSKKEILSDYARKIYADLRKCWMVAYDDSQSIGRRYRRQDEIGTPYCVTVDFQSLEDGMVTIRDRDSMDQIRVKVSELSCILAAKLSGEPFNS
- a CDS encoding MBL fold metallo-hydrolase — translated: MADTSFSARMCQNIILEAYTNMLNRKLRLGLLGTNCYILGDEESREGLIIDPAAISSSIPDTVTEYRLNVKYIVLTHGHLDHLAGLEYVRKLYPEAKLCFNLSDASLSENIELVSYLGMPALPNLVPDIPLDEGSTLELGKTRFSVISTPGHTPGGICLYTPGYLFSGDTLFNSGIGRSDFEESDTEALRQNIINRLLSLPPETLVFPGHGRETTIGKEKAGNPFI
- a CDS encoding pseudouridine synthase, with protein sequence MSYNASSGTPLVKVLVEARLGSRRKMAEAIKQGLVTLNGQKAESYSQPVNTQKDKITFGGKPVELSRIRRIYLMLNKPPEIVSTTIDELGRKTVMDLIPRRYEGAGLFPVGRLDEATTGLLLLTNDGELTNRLTHPSYQIEKEYLISIDAALTQADKESLEKGMLLDDGLTSPARLSRVTDEPPYNYKLIIHEGKKRIVRRMFAHLGYQIKALKRSRIATLRLGKLEEGKTRELTPGEIAALKRITRLK